A portion of the Bosea sp. NBC_00550 genome contains these proteins:
- a CDS encoding alpha/beta hydrolase family protein — translation MTFLFDGPYQAEDSIVLAHGAGAPMDSASMNATAAALGKAGFRVARFEFSYMASRRIGGRKPPPRADRLKPEYLAAVKALGTQGRLIIAGKSMGGRVASMVADELAESGRACGLLCLGYPFHPPTKPDQLRTAHLEDLKTPTLIVQGTRDEFGRRHEVSTYHLSPAIEFLWLEDGDHDLRPRQRVSGLSTGDHLSTMAETVWAWAQRLPAVRRSGKI, via the coding sequence GTGACCTTCCTCTTCGATGGACCCTACCAGGCCGAAGACTCCATCGTCCTTGCACACGGGGCGGGTGCTCCGATGGATTCGGCGTCAATGAACGCCACAGCAGCAGCTCTAGGAAAGGCTGGCTTTCGCGTCGCCCGCTTTGAATTCAGTTACATGGCCAGCCGGCGCATTGGAGGCAGGAAGCCGCCGCCGCGGGCCGACAGGCTCAAACCGGAGTATCTGGCCGCAGTAAAGGCGCTCGGCACCCAAGGACGGCTGATCATTGCTGGCAAGTCAATGGGAGGTCGGGTGGCGAGCATGGTGGCCGACGAACTCGCAGAGTCCGGACGAGCCTGCGGCTTGCTTTGTCTGGGCTATCCCTTCCATCCGCCGACCAAGCCCGACCAATTGCGCACGGCGCATCTTGAAGACCTGAAGACGCCCACACTCATCGTGCAGGGCACGCGGGACGAGTTCGGCAGGCGTCATGAGGTCTCGACCTATCATCTATCCCCTGCCATCGAATTTCTGTGGCTTGAGGACGGCGACCATGATTTGAGGCCGCGCCAACGCGTATCGGGGCTTTCGACGGGGGACCATCTGAGCACTATGGCAGAGACGGTTTGGGCCTGGGCGCAGCGGCTACCCGCCGTCAGACGTTCTGGCAAGATCTAA
- the scpB gene encoding SMC-Scp complex subunit ScpB, which yields MAKHQAEELFDAELADIPPEMRWREWMGRVEAVIFASPKPVGRETLVRVVGRDCSIDLLIADIRDELRGRPYELVSVAGGWQHRTKKSYAAAIRTATGLGGADSKALSQSESLVLLCIGYFQPITRAELGAVFGKEVSRDTIGHLRKLGFLAAGPRSPQPGAPYTYVTTPAFLSEFGFETLRDLPDFEKLEDAGLLSKERLLTGDIPLAGLGESDADDGSGDGADDESDDAVPKHAKLADGAAAGDNKAPSE from the coding sequence ATGGCAAAACACCAGGCGGAGGAGCTGTTCGACGCGGAGCTCGCGGATATTCCGCCCGAGATGCGCTGGCGCGAATGGATGGGGCGGGTCGAGGCTGTGATCTTCGCTTCCCCCAAGCCCGTTGGCCGCGAAACCCTGGTGCGTGTTGTGGGCCGGGACTGCAGCATCGATCTGTTGATCGCCGACATCCGTGACGAATTGCGTGGGCGCCCTTACGAACTCGTCTCTGTCGCTGGCGGCTGGCAGCATCGCACAAAGAAGAGCTATGCCGCCGCGATCCGGACCGCGACCGGGCTTGGCGGGGCCGACAGCAAAGCCCTGTCGCAGTCCGAGAGCCTGGTGCTGCTCTGCATTGGCTACTTCCAGCCGATCACTCGCGCGGAGCTCGGCGCCGTCTTTGGCAAGGAGGTCAGCCGCGACACGATCGGCCATCTGCGCAAGCTCGGCTTTCTCGCCGCTGGCCCGCGCAGCCCGCAGCCGGGCGCACCCTACACCTACGTGACGACGCCGGCCTTCCTCTCGGAGTTCGGGTTTGAGACGCTGCGCGATCTACCGGATTTCGAGAAGCTCGAGGATGCCGGCCTGCTCAGCAAGGAGCGCTTGCTAACCGGCGACATCCCTCTAGCCGGTCTCGGCGAGTCCGACGCGGATGATGGCAGTGGGGACGGTGCAGATGACGAGTCTGACGACGCCGTTCCGAAACATGCGAAGCTGGCTGACGGCGCCGCGGCGGGTGACAATAAGGCACCCTCTGAGTAA
- a CDS encoding DUF1403 family protein, producing the protein MLGVMSSPAFSATPSAAGASVPAWAVPRGAIADPAEAAFIAGAALNSLDQLVRAAPPWAGAWRQRLALQCAAAAASLVGRTEGEGALRDAWLLRADGDPGPAGNLLAAWRRLAERDPQINTDALRSAVRLLGLAWSNDLAALPERLDNLTRSMRPAPLLAAAAAAEVQRIRPDAHLLGWWLADQVLARRMHWAVAVPLFVKHARGPAFRSAGDRSRIRPGEDGFERAVCVALALAAAEACRLADEIAPRAARLTAVAPKLRAKGAGEVIQLLFDEDAVAGTLQTKSLTRWGSRRLFERLTNLDAVRELSGRATFRLYGL; encoded by the coding sequence ATGCTCGGGGTCATGTCGTCACCCGCATTTAGCGCAACTCCGTCTGCCGCAGGCGCCAGCGTGCCGGCTTGGGCCGTGCCGCGCGGGGCGATTGCCGACCCGGCTGAGGCGGCCTTTATCGCGGGCGCCGCCTTGAATTCGCTGGATCAACTGGTGCGAGCCGCTCCGCCCTGGGCCGGAGCCTGGCGCCAAAGGCTCGCACTCCAATGCGCCGCTGCGGCCGCGTCCTTGGTCGGGCGGACGGAAGGCGAGGGCGCGCTTCGCGACGCCTGGCTTCTGCGCGCCGACGGCGATCCCGGACCAGCCGGAAACCTGCTCGCCGCTTGGAGGCGCCTGGCCGAGCGCGATCCACAGATAAACACTGATGCGCTGCGTTCTGCCGTTAGATTGCTCGGACTGGCCTGGAGCAACGATCTCGCCGCCTTGCCCGAGCGCCTCGACAATCTGACGCGATCCATGCGCCCAGCGCCTCTCCTTGCGGCCGCTGCGGCTGCGGAGGTCCAGCGTATTCGGCCGGACGCGCATCTGCTCGGCTGGTGGCTGGCCGATCAGGTCTTGGCGCGACGGATGCACTGGGCCGTTGCTGTCCCGCTCTTCGTCAAACACGCCCGGGGTCCCGCCTTTCGGAGCGCAGGCGATCGCAGTCGTATCAGGCCAGGGGAAGATGGCTTCGAGCGCGCCGTCTGTGTCGCGTTGGCGCTCGCGGCCGCCGAGGCCTGCCGGCTCGCCGATGAGATTGCGCCTAGGGCCGCACGTCTCACCGCCGTTGCGCCAAAGCTGCGGGCCAAGGGAGCAGGGGAGGTCATCCAGTTGCTGTTCGATGAGGACGCCGTGGCTGGCACGCTGCAGACGAAAAGCCTAACGCGCTGGGGTTCACGCCGCTTGTTCGAGCGGCTGACCAATCTCGACGCCGTGCGCGAGCTATCCGGCCGCGCCACTTTCCGTCTCTACGGGTTGTGA
- a CDS encoding type II toxin-antitoxin system Phd/YefM family antitoxin, which yields MDWPLQDAKNHFSKVVQRARSEGPQIVTLRGERAAVVLSARDYDALRAGRPTLVDDLLSGPSWDDALADAVEMRAKSPSRDLAF from the coding sequence ATGGATTGGCCGCTGCAGGATGCCAAGAACCACTTTTCCAAGGTCGTGCAACGTGCCCGCAGCGAAGGACCGCAAATCGTGACGTTGCGCGGCGAACGGGCCGCTGTCGTCTTGTCAGCCCGCGACTATGATGCCCTGCGGGCCGGCAGACCGACACTGGTCGACGATCTTCTGTCGGGACCCAGCTGGGACGACGCTCTCGCCGACGCCGTTGAAATGCGGGCCAAAAGTCCGAGCCGCGATCTGGCCTTCTAA
- a CDS encoding type II toxin-antitoxin system VapC family toxin, translating to MYLIDTNVVSEARRGTPEAVAWLRSIDPLSVHLSVITLGEVMRGIMLKQKSDPKAASHLGEWLRKLRHNHADRILQITDQIAVEWGRVAAQRPRGDADGLIAATAIVHDLIVVTRNVADFDDTGASVINPWNLD from the coding sequence ATGTACCTGATCGACACCAATGTGGTCTCGGAGGCCCGCCGCGGAACACCTGAAGCGGTCGCCTGGCTGCGATCGATCGACCCGCTCAGCGTGCATCTCAGCGTCATCACCCTTGGGGAGGTGATGCGCGGCATCATGCTGAAGCAAAAATCCGATCCGAAAGCGGCCAGCCATCTCGGCGAATGGCTGCGAAAGCTCCGGCATAACCATGCCGATCGGATCCTGCAGATTACCGACCAGATCGCGGTCGAATGGGGTCGCGTCGCAGCCCAGCGGCCGCGCGGCGACGCTGACGGCCTGATCGCCGCGACCGCGATCGTGCATGATTTAATCGTCGTCACGCGCAATGTCGCCGATTTCGACGATACTGGCGCTTCGGTGATTAATCCCTGGAACCTCGATTGA
- a CDS encoding site-specific integrase produces MTQHRDPVHGDDEQPSPPPPVAVGERPAPNPLPTHLEDLADRARGYAEAASSANTRRAYASDWSQFQAWCRRQCLAALPPNPQIVGLYIAALASGTTTPSRKPSSVSTIERRLSALAWNYAQGGQILDRTDRHIATVMAGIRNSHGRPPVQKEAVLPEDVIAMLETLDRGKLRGLRDRAMLLIGFAGGLRRSEIVGLDFGRDQTEDGRGWIEILDKGVVITLRGKTGWREVEVGRGSADATCPLVALQTWLKLARIAHGPLFRRVTGQGQSVGPQRLNDREVARLVKRTALAAGVRGDLSEGERAGKFAGHSLRAGLASSAEVDERYVQKQLGHASGEMTRRYQRRRDRFRVNLTKAAGL; encoded by the coding sequence GTGACCCAGCACAGAGATCCGGTACACGGCGACGACGAGCAGCCCTCCCCTCCCCCTCCCGTTGCGGTTGGCGAGCGACCCGCGCCTAACCCACTCCCCACTCATCTCGAGGACCTCGCCGACCGCGCGCGCGGTTATGCAGAGGCCGCGAGCTCCGCCAATACGCGACGGGCCTACGCCTCCGACTGGAGCCAATTTCAGGCTTGGTGTCGCCGCCAGTGCCTTGCCGCCCTCCCCCCTAATCCGCAGATCGTCGGGCTCTACATCGCCGCCCTGGCATCCGGGACAACCACGCCAAGCCGTAAGCCCTCGTCCGTCAGCACGATCGAACGTCGGCTCTCCGCGCTTGCCTGGAACTACGCACAGGGTGGCCAAATCCTCGATCGCACGGATCGCCATATCGCCACGGTTATGGCCGGCATCCGCAACAGCCACGGCCGCCCGCCGGTTCAGAAGGAGGCGGTGTTGCCCGAGGACGTCATCGCAATGCTCGAGACGCTCGATCGCGGCAAACTCCGCGGCCTCCGGGATCGAGCCATGCTGCTGATCGGTTTCGCCGGTGGACTGCGCCGGTCCGAGATCGTCGGCCTCGACTTCGGTCGCGACCAGACCGAGGACGGCCGCGGCTGGATCGAGATCCTAGACAAGGGCGTAGTCATTACGCTGCGCGGCAAGACTGGGTGGCGCGAGGTCGAGGTCGGCCGCGGCTCCGCCGACGCCACCTGCCCGCTGGTGGCACTGCAGACCTGGCTGAAGCTCGCCAGGATCGCGCACGGTCCGTTGTTTCGGCGCGTTACCGGCCAGGGTCAGTCCGTTGGTCCCCAGCGCCTGAATGACCGGGAGGTCGCCCGTCTGGTGAAGCGCACCGCCCTCGCCGCCGGCGTTCGCGGCGATCTCTCCGAGGGAGAACGGGCGGGGAAATTCGCAGGCCACTCGCTGCGCGCCGGGCTCGCCTCCTCGGCCGAGGTCGACGAGCGGTATGTTCAGAAGCAACTGGGGCACGCGTCAGGCGAAATGACCCGTCGCTATCAACGACGCCGGGACCGCTTCAGAGTCAATCTGACCAAGGCGGCGGGGCTTTGA